One window from the genome of Clostridiales bacterium encodes:
- a CDS encoding MMPL family transporter, protein MQKIARFIVNKYPLFFVIFALMLAYCVYGITRITVEYDISKYLPADTDTAQALVIMDEEFAAYGSATVLVSDIDGSTADEIAKKIGAVSGVSGFSFDSSSASNYKDGNALYSMYFEGGSGDEKAVAAYNAVIKIIEDSGKPFCVPTPLVSNYADTLASEMVVIIAIAAAVIILVLLFTSKSFAEVIAFPFVFVIAAALNMGTNHWLGTISFVSNTVCIILQLALAIDYAIILCHRFTEEKDKNPSDPKAALTTALAKAIPEIASSSLTTISGLVALMFMQLGLGFDLGMVLAKSIVCSLVTVFLFMPGVLLILSKLMDKSRHRNFVPKIRRLGKIDIKLRYVLLAAFVVLFGVGAGLSTNLDYCYSTNSIDTSRPSAQMQAQNKADEIFGASNAFVILVPDTVSYEVQREITEVVQQEELITSALGWASIGLPSKSDPDKMYYLTDSITPLGLSDAIGIEPDKAGTLFMLYAMNRGKPISGSIYDCEAPIVDLLDFAFTDSRVSAMAGDMIGAYKDTLEFGKAQLLGENHTRIVFTVGAALESAETFALIERLTPTVKNICPEAIFAGSSMSAYDLNKSFSHDNILITVLTIAFIYLILAFTFRSWGIPIVLVLVIQGAIFMNFAIPVIVGRNMFFFVYLIASAIQMGATIDYAILMTNRFRALSSRMPRDRAVTEAISQSFPTIITSGTIMTVASFLVGFLTSDPLISSMGITLGLGTIISIVCVLTVLPAALYVFGPLLEKTVIKGKPKAKNIRMPNPSLPPSADE, encoded by the coding sequence ATGCAAAAAATCGCACGGTTTATCGTAAATAAATATCCGTTGTTTTTCGTGATATTCGCGCTCATGCTCGCATACTGCGTGTACGGCATTACGCGCATTACGGTAGAGTACGACATTTCCAAGTACCTGCCTGCCGATACCGATACCGCGCAGGCGCTTGTTATCATGGACGAGGAGTTCGCGGCATACGGCTCGGCGACCGTGCTTGTATCGGATATAGACGGCTCGACTGCCGACGAGATAGCAAAAAAAATCGGCGCGGTGAGTGGCGTCAGCGGATTCTCGTTCGACAGTTCGAGCGCGAGCAATTATAAGGACGGCAACGCGCTCTATTCGATGTACTTCGAGGGCGGAAGCGGCGACGAGAAAGCGGTAGCCGCATATAACGCTGTAATTAAAATAATAGAGGATAGCGGCAAGCCGTTCTGCGTGCCCACGCCGCTCGTAAGCAATTACGCCGATACGCTCGCTTCCGAAATGGTCGTAATAATAGCGATAGCCGCGGCGGTCATCATTTTGGTGCTGCTGTTCACTTCCAAAAGCTTCGCCGAGGTGATAGCGTTCCCGTTCGTGTTCGTAATTGCGGCGGCACTCAATATGGGTACAAACCACTGGCTGGGCACGATTTCGTTCGTGTCGAACACGGTGTGTATCATTTTGCAGCTCGCGCTCGCTATCGACTACGCGATAATTCTTTGTCATAGGTTCACTGAGGAAAAGGACAAAAACCCGAGCGACCCGAAAGCGGCGCTAACTACCGCGCTCGCCAAGGCAATACCTGAAATCGCGTCGAGCTCGCTTACCACCATATCTGGGCTTGTCGCGCTCATGTTCATGCAGTTGGGGCTTGGCTTTGATCTCGGCATGGTGCTCGCAAAAAGCATAGTGTGCTCGCTTGTTACCGTGTTCTTGTTCATGCCCGGTGTACTGCTTATCCTGTCCAAGCTGATGGATAAAAGCCGTCACCGCAATTTCGTGCCGAAGATACGCCGTCTCGGCAAGATCGATATTAAGCTTCGCTACGTACTGCTCGCGGCGTTCGTCGTGCTGTTCGGCGTGGGCGCAGGGCTTAGCACCAACCTTGATTACTGTTACAGCACCAATTCGATAGACACATCGCGCCCGAGCGCGCAAATGCAGGCGCAAAACAAAGCCGACGAAATATTCGGCGCGAGCAATGCGTTCGTCATACTCGTTCCCGATACGGTGAGCTACGAGGTTCAGCGCGAAATAACGGAAGTCGTGCAACAGGAAGAGCTCATCACTTCGGCGCTCGGCTGGGCGTCGATAGGTCTGCCGAGCAAAAGCGATCCCGATAAGATGTATTACCTTACCGACAGCATCACGCCCTTGGGGCTTAGCGACGCGATAGGTATCGAACCCGACAAGGCGGGCACGCTGTTCATGCTGTACGCAATGAATAGGGGAAAGCCAATAAGCGGAAGCATTTACGACTGCGAAGCGCCGATAGTCGACCTTCTTGACTTTGCGTTCACCGACAGCCGCGTGTCGGCTATGGCGGGCGATATGATAGGCGCGTATAAGGATACCCTCGAATTCGGCAAGGCGCAGCTGCTTGGCGAAAATCATACAAGGATAGTATTCACGGTCGGCGCGGCGCTCGAAAGCGCGGAAACGTTTGCGCTCATAGAAAGGCTGACGCCGACGGTCAAAAACATCTGCCCCGAAGCGATATTCGCGGGATCGAGCATGAGCGCGTACGATCTTAATAAATCGTTCTCGCATGATAATATCCTCATAACTGTTTTGACGATAGCGTTCATATACCTGATACTTGCGTTCACGTTCAGGTCGTGGGGTATACCGATCGTGCTCGTGCTCGTAATTCAGGGCGCGATATTCATGAACTTCGCCATACCAGTTATCGTGGGGAGAAATATGTTCTTCTTCGTGTACCTTATCGCAAGCGCGATACAAATGGGCGCGACGATAGACTACGCCATACTCATGACCAACCGCTTCCGTGCGCTGTCCTCGCGTATGCCGCGGGATAGGGCAGTGACCGAAGCTATCTCGCAATCGTTCCCTACGATAATCACCTCGGGCACGATCATGACGGTGGCGTCCTTCCTCGTCGGGTTCCTGACGAGCGATCCGCTCATCTCGTCGATGGGTATAACGCTCGGGCTCGGCACGATAATTTCCATAGTGTGCGTGCTGACCGTTCTGCCCGCCGCGCTGTACGTTTTCGGTCCGCTCCTCGAAAAGACTGTAATCAAAGGAAAGCCCAAAGCCAAGAATATCCGTATGCCCAACCCGAGCCTTCCGCCTAGCGCGGACGAATAA
- a CDS encoding GNAT family N-acetyltransferase, whose amino-acid sequence MEIRKMKITDYEEVYALWTSCAGMGLNNLDDSKDGINKFLERNPETCFVALVDGLIVGVIIVGTDGRRGYIYHTSVRSDYRKHGIGKTLVDTALSAVKLLGINKVALVVFERNANGNKFWEKMGFSKREDLVYRNKTLTELVRIDT is encoded by the coding sequence ATGGAAATCAGAAAAATGAAAATTACGGACTACGAGGAAGTGTATGCTCTTTGGACGTCTTGTGCGGGAATGGGTTTGAACAACTTGGACGATTCAAAAGACGGTATAAACAAATTCCTTGAACGCAATCCCGAAACTTGTTTTGTCGCTTTGGTCGACGGTTTGATCGTCGGCGTTATAATTGTCGGTACGGACGGGCGACGGGGATATATTTATCATACTTCCGTTCGTTCCGATTACAGAAAACATGGTATTGGGAAAACGTTGGTCGATACCGCGCTTTCCGCTGTAAAGCTTTTGGGTATAAATAAAGTCGCGTTGGTCGTATTCGAGAGAAATGCAAACGGGAATAAATTTTGGGAGAAGATGGGTTTCAGCAAAAGAGAAGATTTGGTTTACCGCAACAAGACCCTTACCGAACTCGTTAGAATAGACACGTAA
- a CDS encoding InlB B-repeat-containing protein: MMKKVQKLLISALCVVLGTAGLVACGGGNDGDTAGDKVKVTFFDGTTQLSQVEIDKNSKVAKPETDPTKTGYEFVRWCATPTYSQPFDFNTEIEEDMSVYAGFRSTAEDNHVWYLAGSSSSALFAESGDYKDFTTAKENVDQLPDSVKMTKDATKGNRFTFTADFYEKDKFQILETEHGWGDYQIGYGYMNYEQYTTDSTQPFYSGGGLSGINKTSDIMCGQSGNYTLTLTVDVDGKLTELSYVRNGDAAELEIELTEYFIKGASITGWADLYNDATKMSKVGENYTLEVYLKANDQFMFTTLVTEDGEKKVGTTYIKADALDDASKAYVDGTTSNITAKADGTYKFTYNESTQKLSVTFDAAKAPKQYDYYIDVAKGGTTGWGDYQKDAEGTQLTGSNGKYTIEGVELDADDQFVIRSYVAGTETLGWDNKDVDYNYTYYKVDGTAFAAADAAGGNYNIKVVTAGVYDITFDSYAKMLEIKIHNDSPDIYDIYIKGTNIGTQTGWDHAFAAQYKFTINEAETAYEYTLTIEDGKDVEFGLARYNKGASSGNGDFINATVIGTAGDANSLFTANANNNIICSTAGTYKIVYTIETGKVDFYATPQA; encoded by the coding sequence ATGATGAAAAAAGTGCAAAAGTTGTTGATATCGGCTTTATGCGTCGTACTTGGCACGGCAGGTCTTGTGGCTTGCGGCGGAGGCAACGACGGCGATACGGCGGGCGATAAGGTAAAGGTCACATTCTTTGACGGAACTACGCAATTATCGCAGGTCGAAATCGACAAGAACAGCAAGGTGGCAAAGCCCGAAACCGACCCGACCAAAACGGGATATGAGTTTGTGCGTTGGTGCGCTACGCCTACATACAGCCAGCCGTTCGACTTCAATACCGAAATCGAAGAAGACATGAGCGTATACGCAGGGTTTAGGTCGACCGCCGAGGATAACCACGTTTGGTATCTTGCGGGCTCGTCGTCTTCGGCATTGTTCGCGGAGTCGGGCGATTATAAGGACTTTACGACGGCTAAGGAGAACGTAGACCAGCTGCCCGATTCGGTAAAAATGACTAAGGACGCGACCAAGGGCAATAGGTTCACGTTCACTGCGGATTTCTACGAAAAAGATAAATTCCAAATACTCGAAACGGAGCACGGCTGGGGCGATTACCAGATAGGCTACGGGTACATGAACTACGAGCAGTACACTACCGACAGCACTCAGCCTTTTTACAGCGGCGGCGGTTTGAGCGGCATAAATAAAACCTCCGACATTATGTGCGGGCAGTCGGGCAACTACACGCTTACACTTACCGTAGACGTCGACGGCAAACTGACCGAGTTATCGTACGTGCGAAACGGCGACGCCGCGGAGCTCGAAATCGAGCTTACCGAATACTTCATCAAGGGCGCAAGCATAACGGGCTGGGCGGACTTGTACAACGACGCGACCAAGATGTCGAAGGTCGGCGAGAACTATACGCTCGAAGTTTATCTTAAAGCGAACGATCAATTCATGTTCACCACGCTCGTGACCGAGGACGGCGAAAAGAAAGTAGGCACTACCTACATCAAAGCCGACGCGCTCGACGATGCGTCCAAGGCGTACGTCGACGGCACGACGAGCAACATTACCGCCAAGGCGGACGGAACGTATAAATTCACCTACAACGAAAGCACTCAAAAGCTTTCCGTCACGTTCGACGCGGCAAAAGCGCCCAAACAGTACGATTACTATATCGACGTTGCAAAGGGCGGCACTACCGGCTGGGGTGACTACCAGAAAGACGCCGAAGGCACGCAGCTTACCGGCTCGAACGGCAAATACACGATCGAAGGCGTGGAATTGGATGCAGACGACCAGTTCGTTATTCGCTCCTACGTTGCGGGAACTGAAACGCTCGGTTGGGATAATAAGGACGTAGACTATAACTATACTTACTACAAGGTCGACGGTACGGCGTTTGCGGCGGCGGACGCGGCGGGCGGCAATTACAATATCAAGGTTGTGACGGCGGGCGTTTACGATATTACTTTCGACAGCTATGCCAAGATGCTCGAAATAAAAATTCACAACGACAGCCCCGATATTTACGATATCTATATCAAAGGTACGAATATCGGCACGCAGACGGGCTGGGATCACGCTTTCGCAGCGCAATATAAGTTTACTATCAACGAGGCTGAGACCGCATACGAATACACCCTGACGATAGAAGACGGCAAGGACGTAGAGTTCGGCTTGGCGCGCTATAATAAGGGCGCGAGTAGCGGTAACGGCGACTTTATCAACGCAACTGTTATAGGCACTGCGGGCGATGCAAACAGTCTGTTTACGGCAAACGCAAATAACAATATCATTTGCTCTACTGCGGGAACCTATAAAATCGTTTACACGATCGAAACGGGTAAGGTAGACTTTTACGCAACCCCTCAGGCGTAA